The following coding sequences are from one Pocillopora verrucosa isolate sample1 chromosome 5, ASM3666991v2, whole genome shotgun sequence window:
- the LOC136281070 gene encoding protein kinase C-binding protein NELL2-like, with protein sequence MEFSALLVFAVWTSSTTYLTLGKERERAMVFPDYYFFAERRLVNHTIEKKGVKNLDDCELLCYLNDQCVSLNFEKDPENNRPLHICELNNATHLKYDSHLTTNAAFYYRGSKNACDKSPYCENNATCQSGFTLKGYRCLCPPGFKGEYCEKDIDECKGNHSCHENANCTNTNGSHLCDCQPGYTGNGQNCTDIDECNGNHSCHENANCTNTNGSHVCDCQPGYTGNGQNCTDIDECKGNHSCHENANCTNTNGSHVCDCHPGYTGNGQNCTGEFGIARKCGHG encoded by the exons ATGGAATTTTCAGCGCTTCTAGTATTCGCAGTCTGGACTTCATCGACGACTTACTTGACGCTTGGTAAAG AGCGAGAGCGCGCAATGGTGTTTCCGGACTACTACTTCTTTGCCGAAAGACGTTTGGTAAACCATACCATTGAAAAGAAAGGCGTCAAGAACTTGGATGACTGTGAGCTACTGTGCTACCTGAACGACCAATGTGTCAGTCTTAACTTCGAAAAAGATCCAGAGAATAATAGACCACTTCACatctgtgaactaaataacgCCACTCATCTAAAATACGACAGTCATTTGACAACTAATGCCGCTTTTTATTATCGCGGCTCGAAG aacgcttgtgacaagagtCCCTACTGCGAAAATAACGCAACTTGCCAGTCTGGATTTACACTCAAGGGATATCGATGCTTGTGTCCTCCTGGATTCAAaggagaatattgtgaaaaGG acattgacgagtgtaaaggaaaccACTCTTGTCACGAGAATGCAAACTGTACCAACACCAATGGATCACATTTATGCGATTGTCagcctggatatactggaaatggacaaaattgTACAG ACATTGACGAGTGTAACGGAAACCACTCTTGTCATGAGAATGCAAACTGCACCAACACCAATGGATCACACGTATGCGATTGTCagcctggatatactggaaatggacaaaattgcacag acattgacgagtgtaaaggaaaccACTCTTGTCATGAGAATGCAAACTGCACCAACACCAATGGATCACACGTATGCGATTGTCAtcctggatatactggaaatggacaaaattgcacaggtGAATTTGGAATAGCAAGGAAATGTGGTCATGGATGA